One genomic segment of Mycolicibacterium psychrotolerans includes these proteins:
- a CDS encoding enoyl-CoA hydratase/isomerase family protein: MYDMPEEIDVRAEGGLRIITLNRPDELNAVNDALHVGLARIWEALNEDAEVRAAVITGAGRAFSAGGDFHYLDELRRDEALRRKTIKHGRDLVIGMVRCRVPVIAAVNGPAVGLGCSLAALSDIVYMAETAHFSDPHVQIGLVAADGGPLVWGSQISLLQAKEFALTGVRIKAPRALELGLANHVVADPVSEAITCAKKVMELPQQAVEATKRLMNIQLERSVMASLDYANLAEYVSFGTPEFNTIVDGLIAKD, encoded by the coding sequence ATGTACGACATGCCAGAAGAGATCGACGTCCGCGCCGAAGGTGGGCTGCGCATCATCACGCTCAACCGGCCCGACGAGCTCAATGCGGTCAACGACGCGCTGCACGTCGGCCTGGCCCGGATCTGGGAGGCGCTCAACGAAGACGCCGAGGTTCGGGCCGCGGTCATCACCGGTGCCGGCCGGGCGTTCTCGGCCGGCGGCGACTTCCACTATCTCGACGAGCTGCGCCGCGATGAAGCGTTGCGGCGCAAGACGATCAAGCACGGCCGCGATCTGGTGATCGGCATGGTGCGCTGCCGGGTGCCGGTGATCGCCGCGGTCAACGGTCCGGCCGTCGGTCTGGGCTGCAGTCTGGCCGCGCTGTCCGACATCGTCTACATGGCCGAGACCGCGCATTTCTCCGATCCGCACGTGCAGATCGGTCTGGTCGCCGCCGACGGCGGGCCGCTGGTGTGGGGGTCGCAGATCAGCCTGTTGCAGGCCAAGGAGTTCGCGTTGACGGGCGTGCGGATCAAGGCCCCGCGCGCGCTCGAGCTGGGGTTGGCGAATCACGTTGTCGCCGACCCTGTCTCCGAGGCGATCACGTGCGCGAAGAAGGTCATGGAGCTGCCCCAGCAGGCGGTCGAGGCCACCAAGCGGCTGATGAACATCCAGCTGGAGCGCTCGGTGATGGCGTCGCTCGACTACGCCAACCTCGCCGAGTACGTGTCGTTCGGCACGCCTGAGTTCAACACGATCGTCGACGGCCTGATCGCCAAGGATTAG
- a CDS encoding enoyl-CoA hydratase/isomerase family protein — MPDHDYEEMKKDAEQYIRFEKDTANRIATITFDRPEAQNSTTLGMRQLYADLIHKCNVDDDVKVVVIRGEGEDFGSGGDLPEQRDMLENPGMPLLHEVAINDDDVRYPPAGSYRYLSTVTDFYAKAPAGNRPLQELRKISIVEAKGYCYGWHFYQAGDADLVVSSDDALFGHPAFRYVGWGPRLWWWAETMGLRKFSEMLFTGRPFTAKEMDDCGFLNSVVPRDALEAETHKYALACSRSRPTDTVAVQKTFLELYKQHKGEYFGSLLTGMVEGMLPLIQNDQQGDVDLTEGTFEKGLNNVVKDNDLNFPPEWRLSRSGRSKP; from the coding sequence GTGCCGGACCACGACTACGAAGAGATGAAGAAGGACGCCGAGCAGTACATCCGCTTCGAGAAGGACACCGCGAACCGGATCGCGACGATCACCTTCGACCGCCCCGAGGCGCAGAACTCGACCACGCTGGGCATGCGGCAGCTCTACGCCGACCTGATCCACAAGTGCAATGTGGACGACGACGTCAAGGTGGTCGTCATCCGCGGTGAGGGTGAGGACTTCGGCAGCGGCGGCGATCTGCCCGAACAGCGGGACATGCTGGAGAACCCCGGCATGCCGCTGCTGCACGAGGTCGCGATCAACGACGACGACGTCAGATATCCGCCCGCCGGCTCGTACCGCTACCTGTCGACCGTGACCGACTTCTACGCCAAGGCACCAGCCGGCAACCGGCCGCTGCAGGAACTGCGCAAGATCAGCATCGTCGAGGCCAAGGGGTATTGCTACGGCTGGCACTTCTACCAGGCCGGTGACGCGGACCTGGTGGTCTCCTCCGACGACGCGCTGTTCGGCCACCCGGCATTCCGGTACGTGGGCTGGGGCCCGCGGCTGTGGTGGTGGGCCGAGACCATGGGGCTGCGCAAGTTCTCCGAGATGCTGTTCACCGGACGGCCTTTCACGGCCAAGGAGATGGACGACTGCGGCTTCCTCAACAGCGTCGTGCCCCGCGATGCGCTGGAAGCCGAGACCCACAAGTACGCGCTGGCCTGCTCGAGGTCGCGCCCCACCGACACCGTCGCGGTGCAGAAGACCTTCCTGGAGCTCTACAAGCAGCACAAGGGCGAGTACTTCGGCAGCCTGCTCACCGGCATGGTCGAGGGCATGCTCCCGCTCATCCAGAACGATCAGCAGGGCGACGTCGACCTCACCGAGGGCACCTTCGAGAAAGGGCTCAACAACGTGGTCAAAGACAACGATCTGAACTTCCCGCCGGAGTGGCGGCTCAGCCGTTCGGGGCGCAGCAAGCCCTAA
- a CDS encoding SDR family NAD(P)-dependent oxidoreductase, whose translation MQISGSSALVIGGAGGLGEATVRRLHGAGAKVVVADMADDKGTALESELGVRYVRTDATSEESVNAAIAKAEALAPLRISVDTHGGPASGGRLVGKDGSPLDLDGFKKTIEFYLTAVFNVMRLSAAAIAKTEPLDEGGRGVIVNTASIAGYEGQIGQLPYAAAKGGVLGMTLVAARDLSPLGIRVVTIAPGTINTPAYGKAADQLEQYWGPQVPFPKRMGRAGEYAQLAQSIIENDYLNGETIRLDGALRFPPR comes from the coding sequence ATGCAGATCAGCGGCAGTTCCGCACTGGTCATCGGCGGGGCGGGCGGCCTCGGGGAGGCAACGGTGCGCCGGCTACACGGCGCGGGTGCCAAAGTAGTGGTCGCCGACATGGCCGACGACAAGGGCACCGCCCTCGAATCCGAGCTCGGAGTGCGGTACGTGCGCACCGACGCCACCTCCGAGGAATCGGTCAATGCCGCCATCGCCAAGGCCGAAGCACTTGCGCCACTGCGTATCTCGGTCGACACTCACGGCGGTCCGGCCAGCGGCGGGCGACTTGTCGGCAAGGACGGGTCACCGCTGGACCTCGACGGGTTCAAGAAGACCATCGAGTTCTACCTGACCGCGGTGTTCAACGTGATGCGGCTCTCCGCGGCCGCGATCGCGAAGACAGAACCGCTCGACGAAGGCGGCAGGGGCGTCATCGTCAACACCGCATCGATCGCCGGCTACGAGGGACAGATCGGGCAGCTCCCCTACGCCGCCGCCAAGGGCGGGGTGCTCGGCATGACGCTGGTCGCCGCGCGCGACCTCTCGCCGCTGGGCATCCGCGTGGTGACCATCGCGCCCGGGACCATCAACACCCCGGCCTACGGCAAGGCCGCCGACCAACTCGAACAGTACTGGGGGCCGCAGGTGCCATTCCCGAAACGGATGGGCCGCGCAGGCGAATACGCGCAACTGGCGCAGAGCATCATCGAGAACGACTACCTCAACGGCGAGACCATCCGCCTCGACGGGGCGCTGCGCTTCCCGCCGCGATGA
- a CDS encoding ArgK/MeaB family GTPase, with product MTIDELISAARDGSPRATGRLLTLVEGPQRQEVLAAVGVPVPARIIGVTGPPGAGKSTTVGALVGAYRAGGERVAVLAVDPSSPYSGGALLGDRIRMAAHINDPDVLIRSVATRGHLGGLAAAVPAAIAVLSTLGYGLVIVETVGVGQSEIEIAAVADPTVVILNPGAGDAVQAAKAGLLEVADIVVVNKADREGADQTVRDLRAETHAPILKLVAARGDGVSELVEAIAAHHRSDSPARRAARARSQILSMAATLLRAHADLDRLAAAVADGSCDPYEAAAQLVVGDGR from the coding sequence GTGACCATCGACGAGTTGATCTCGGCGGCCCGCGACGGGTCTCCGAGGGCCACCGGCCGGTTGCTGACCCTGGTAGAGGGTCCACAGCGTCAGGAGGTGCTGGCAGCGGTCGGCGTCCCGGTGCCCGCGCGCATCATCGGGGTCACCGGTCCGCCTGGTGCGGGGAAGTCCACGACGGTGGGCGCCCTGGTCGGGGCCTACCGCGCGGGCGGGGAACGAGTCGCCGTCCTGGCGGTCGACCCCTCGTCGCCCTACAGCGGCGGCGCGCTGCTCGGTGACCGGATCAGGATGGCCGCCCACATCAACGATCCCGACGTGCTGATCCGGTCGGTAGCGACCCGGGGACACCTCGGCGGACTGGCCGCGGCGGTGCCTGCGGCGATCGCCGTCCTGTCGACGCTCGGGTACGGCCTGGTGATCGTCGAGACCGTCGGGGTGGGGCAGTCCGAGATCGAGATCGCCGCGGTGGCCGACCCGACGGTGGTGATCCTCAACCCCGGCGCGGGTGACGCGGTGCAGGCCGCCAAGGCCGGGCTGCTCGAGGTGGCGGATATCGTCGTCGTCAACAAGGCCGATCGCGAGGGAGCCGACCAGACCGTGCGCGATCTTCGCGCCGAAACCCACGCGCCGATCCTCAAACTCGTCGCCGCACGGGGTGACGGCGTGAGCGAACTCGTCGAGGCGATCGCCGCGCATCACCGGTCCGACAGCCCCGCGCGGCGGGCGGCCCGCGCGCGGTCCCAGATCCTGTCGATGGCCGCGACGCTGCTGCGTGCCCACGCGGACCTCGACCGGCTGGCGGCGGCCGTCGCCGACGGCTCCTGCGATCCGTATGAGGCGGCCGCGCAGTTGGTGGTCGGCGACGGTCGCTGA
- a CDS encoding TetR/AcrR family transcriptional regulator, with translation MTSADSGTRFSAIPRTAAQTRVLDAALGLITENGVSGTSLQMIADAMGVTKAAVYRQFRTKDEIVIALTERELGTLEEALEAAEAEPSASRARELLLTRVIDEAVARRRAVATLQFDPVIVRFLAGHPPFQQFIGRLFAVLIGESSPQARLPAAMLSGAIAVGVMHPLVDDIDDDTLRGQLLFYTRKLVDLPE, from the coding sequence ATGACGTCGGCCGACAGCGGAACCAGGTTCAGTGCGATCCCGCGCACGGCCGCACAGACCCGGGTGCTCGACGCCGCCCTCGGCCTGATCACCGAGAACGGCGTGAGCGGAACCTCGTTGCAGATGATCGCCGACGCGATGGGCGTCACCAAGGCCGCGGTCTACCGGCAGTTCAGGACCAAGGACGAGATCGTCATCGCGTTGACCGAACGTGAACTCGGCACGCTGGAGGAGGCCTTGGAGGCGGCGGAGGCCGAACCGTCCGCGTCGCGTGCGCGGGAACTCCTGCTGACCCGTGTGATCGATGAGGCCGTCGCACGACGACGCGCCGTCGCGACACTGCAGTTCGACCCCGTCATCGTCCGGTTCCTGGCCGGCCACCCGCCCTTTCAGCAGTTCATCGGCAGGCTCTTCGCGGTCCTCATCGGCGAGTCCAGTCCACAGGCGCGTCTGCCCGCGGCGATGCTGTCCGGAGCCATCGCCGTCGGCGTCATGCACCCCCTGGTGGACGACATCGACGACGACACACTGCGCGGCCAATTACTCTTCTATACAAGAAAATTGGTGGACCTGCCGGAGTAG
- a CDS encoding FAD-dependent oxidoreductase: MTDWDHDVDVVVLGSGGAGLTAALTAAVNGASVEVYEKAATVGGTTAVSGGIVWIPAHDRAADGELLADDAMAYLRAQSLGVMNDELVETFVRTGASMLDFVEAHSDLVFEVAEGFPDYKPELPGGRPAGGRSLNTKPFDLATLGEWRDRITSFPADFSNVGIDAETRARIHASVDSESGDYCVAGTSLIAGLLKGLLDVGVTPHTESRAVELIADALGVTGVRITQGDRDFRVRARRGVVLGTGGFEWDGTLVESYLRGPMRGAVSPPNNTGDGLRMAMAHGADLANMGEAWWVPIVQIPGDTFEGHPRSRSVRLERTRPRSIIVNRAGKRFLNEAGEYNSMAGPFHFLDPKLGYANDPAWIVFDSLHLKHYGFLGVDPDGPVPEWFCQSADLDELGAKTGIDTAGLAHTVHAWNANVAAEHDPEFGRGDSAYDGYWGDTSAPTTAAKTLGPIDTAPYFAVPVSVGAMGTKGGPRTDRDGRVLHVNGTAITGLFAAGNAMAGPTGKAYGGAGGTLGPAMVFGYRAGYTAATGRSVS; this comes from the coding sequence GTGACCGACTGGGACCACGACGTCGACGTCGTCGTACTGGGCAGTGGCGGTGCCGGCCTGACCGCCGCGCTGACCGCGGCGGTCAACGGCGCATCGGTGGAGGTCTACGAAAAGGCCGCCACCGTCGGCGGAACGACCGCGGTGTCGGGCGGCATCGTGTGGATACCTGCGCACGACCGGGCGGCCGACGGCGAGCTCTTAGCCGACGACGCGATGGCCTACCTGCGCGCACAGTCGCTGGGCGTGATGAACGACGAGCTGGTCGAGACCTTCGTCCGCACGGGTGCGTCGATGCTCGACTTCGTGGAGGCGCACAGCGATCTCGTGTTCGAGGTGGCCGAGGGCTTTCCCGACTACAAGCCCGAGCTTCCCGGCGGCCGTCCCGCCGGAGGCCGGTCATTGAACACGAAGCCCTTCGACCTCGCGACGCTCGGCGAGTGGCGCGACCGGATCACCTCCTTCCCTGCCGACTTCAGCAACGTCGGCATCGACGCCGAGACCCGGGCGCGCATCCACGCCTCGGTGGACAGCGAGTCGGGCGACTACTGCGTCGCAGGCACTTCCCTGATCGCCGGATTGCTGAAGGGACTTCTGGACGTCGGCGTAACGCCGCACACCGAGTCCCGCGCGGTCGAGCTCATCGCCGACGCCCTCGGTGTCACAGGGGTGCGAATCACGCAGGGCGACAGGGACTTCCGAGTACGTGCACGTCGCGGCGTGGTATTGGGTACCGGCGGGTTCGAATGGGACGGCACCCTCGTCGAGTCCTATCTGCGCGGACCCATGCGCGGTGCCGTCTCGCCGCCCAACAACACCGGCGACGGCCTGCGCATGGCGATGGCGCACGGTGCCGATCTGGCGAACATGGGTGAGGCCTGGTGGGTGCCCATCGTGCAGATCCCCGGCGACACGTTCGAAGGGCATCCGCGCAGCCGCAGCGTACGCCTGGAACGCACCCGCCCCCGGAGCATCATCGTCAACCGGGCCGGCAAGCGTTTCCTCAACGAGGCCGGCGAGTACAACTCGATGGCCGGGCCGTTCCACTTCCTCGACCCCAAGCTCGGCTACGCCAACGATCCGGCCTGGATCGTGTTCGACTCGCTGCATCTCAAGCACTACGGATTCCTCGGCGTCGACCCTGACGGGCCGGTCCCCGAGTGGTTCTGCCAGTCCGCGGACCTCGATGAACTCGGCGCGAAGACCGGCATCGACACGGCAGGCCTGGCACACACCGTCCACGCGTGGAACGCCAATGTCGCCGCCGAGCACGACCCCGAGTTCGGACGTGGCGACAGCGCGTACGACGGCTACTGGGGCGACACCTCGGCGCCGACGACGGCGGCGAAGACCTTGGGCCCCATCGACACCGCGCCGTATTTCGCGGTGCCGGTGTCGGTGGGCGCGATGGGCACCAAGGGCGGCCCGCGCACCGACCGCGACGGCCGGGTACTGCACGTCAACGGCACGGCGATCACCGGACTGTTCGCGGCGGGTAACGCGATGGCGGGTCCGACCGGGAAGGCCTATGGCGGGGCGGGCGGAACACTCGGGCCTGCCATGGTGTTCGGCTACCGTGCCGGCTACACCGCGGCCACCGGGCGCTCGGTGTCCTGA
- a CDS encoding IclR family transcriptional regulator: MTRASAVPGHHLSSDGDAAAGGGAPGSQTLARGLSALQLVASSPTGMTVAQVADDIGVHRTIAYRLLSTLASFRFVAKGEDGRYRSAAALAVLGASFDNNIRTLAVPTLRSLADELGTTVSLLVAEGDQQVAVAVIVPTNVYYQLSFHEGSRYPLDRGAAGIALLAGMPPRPGERELVGEARQRGWVITHGEIEPNTYGLAVPVRRRPPSPPTCINLISHREDVVHDGRESVIKAANELSAILS, translated from the coding sequence ATGACCCGAGCGTCCGCCGTCCCCGGCCATCACCTCAGCTCGGATGGAGACGCCGCCGCGGGCGGCGGTGCGCCGGGATCGCAGACCCTGGCGCGTGGCCTGAGTGCACTGCAGCTGGTCGCCAGTTCCCCCACCGGCATGACCGTGGCGCAGGTCGCCGACGACATCGGCGTGCATCGCACCATCGCCTACCGGCTGCTCAGCACCCTGGCGTCGTTCCGGTTCGTGGCCAAGGGCGAGGACGGCCGCTACCGCTCCGCCGCGGCTCTGGCGGTGCTCGGCGCGTCGTTCGACAACAACATCCGCACGCTGGCCGTACCCACACTGCGCAGCCTGGCCGACGAGCTCGGGACCACGGTCTCCCTGCTGGTGGCCGAAGGCGATCAACAGGTCGCGGTGGCCGTCATCGTCCCGACGAACGTCTACTACCAGCTGTCCTTTCACGAGGGCAGTCGCTACCCCCTGGACCGGGGGGCCGCGGGGATCGCGTTGCTGGCCGGCATGCCTCCCCGCCCCGGCGAGCGTGAACTGGTCGGCGAAGCGCGCCAACGAGGCTGGGTGATCACCCACGGCGAGATCGAGCCGAACACCTACGGGCTCGCCGTACCCGTGCGCCGCAGACCGCCGTCGCCACCCACCTGCATCAACCTGATCTCGCATCGCGAGGACGTCGTCCACGACGGCCGCGAATCAGTCATCAAGGCAGCCAACGAGTTATCGGCGATCCTCAGCTGA
- a CDS encoding alpha/beta fold hydrolase: protein MAEFESVWSDLQAVPFSQGYLRAGGVRTRYLHAGDPAAPALVLLHGSGGHAEAYVRNLEAHAEHFSTWSIDMLGHGYTDKPGHPLEIAHYVGHLMAFLDAIGAQRAHISGESLGGWVASRCAVDHPDRVDRLVLNTAGGSQADPEVMKRIITLSMAAAENPTWETVQARIKWLMADKSKDYDDIVASRQRVYRQPGFVDAMRDIMALQDPQIRARNLLSPNDYGAISAPTLVLWTSDDPTADVEEGRRIASMIPGARFEVMAGCGHWPQYEDPKTFDRLHLDFLLGRT from the coding sequence GTGGCGGAGTTCGAGAGCGTGTGGAGCGACCTGCAGGCCGTCCCGTTCTCGCAGGGGTATCTGCGCGCCGGCGGCGTGCGCACGCGGTATCTTCACGCCGGTGACCCGGCCGCTCCGGCCTTGGTGCTGCTGCACGGATCGGGCGGGCATGCCGAGGCGTACGTGCGCAACCTCGAGGCGCACGCCGAGCACTTCTCCACCTGGTCGATCGACATGCTCGGGCACGGGTACACCGACAAGCCGGGCCATCCACTCGAAATCGCCCACTATGTAGGGCATCTGATGGCCTTCCTCGACGCGATCGGCGCGCAGCGGGCGCATATCAGCGGTGAGTCGCTCGGTGGGTGGGTGGCGTCCCGGTGCGCGGTGGATCATCCGGATCGAGTGGACCGGCTCGTGCTCAACACGGCGGGAGGTTCACAGGCCGACCCGGAGGTGATGAAGCGCATCATCACGCTGTCGATGGCCGCAGCCGAGAACCCGACGTGGGAGACGGTGCAGGCCCGCATCAAGTGGCTGATGGCCGACAAGTCGAAGGACTACGACGACATCGTGGCCAGCCGGCAACGGGTCTACCGCCAGCCCGGGTTCGTCGACGCCATGCGCGACATCATGGCGCTGCAGGATCCGCAGATCCGTGCCCGGAATCTGCTGAGCCCGAACGATTACGGTGCGATCAGCGCGCCGACACTGGTGCTGTGGACGAGCGACGACCCGACCGCCGACGTCGAGGAGGGACGGCGGATCGCGTCGATGATCCCGGGTGCCCGGTTCGAGGTGATGGCGGGGTGCGGACACTGGCCGCAGTACGAGGATCCCAAGACGTTCGACCGGCTGCACCTCGACTTCCTGTTGGGGCGGACATGA
- a CDS encoding bifunctional 3-(3-hydroxy-phenyl)propionate/3-hydroxycinnamic acid hydroxylase, with protein sequence MTGGHDVDVVIVGAGPSGLTLANILGLHGVRTLVAEERDTLIDYPRGVGLDDEALRTFQSIGLVDRVLPHTVPNQILRFFDGKRRLLAEMAPPDARFGWPKRNGFVQPMVDAELFAGLDRFDHVEVQFGRRMQTCREHDDGVTVEFADGPPVRARYVVGCDGGRSATRRLMGVSFDGTTSSTRWLVVDVANDPLGHPNSEVGADPRRPYVSIAIAHGIRRFEFLIHPHETDEQADDPAFVTQMLAERIPYPERVDMIRHRVYTHHSRIASTFRKGRLMLAGDAAHLMPVWQGQGYNSGIRDAANLGWKLAAVVTGQADDALLDTYDVERRKHARAMIDLSTMVGRVISPTNSRVAALRDRVIHAASVVPTLKRYVLEMRFKPMPRYTEGAVHHAAPPSVNSPTGTLFIQPRVDTRHGRNLLLDDVLGPGFAVLCWSNNLRAVLGDTAFTRWKTLGANFIEVRPMTQLHWTGHDDEAVTVVGDRSGALKSWFDASSDSVLFLRPDRCIGAACIAQHAPEVSQSLFAALHLITEGGSGSHVDTRGLRHVAQPVAEPSGTVTGSA encoded by the coding sequence ATGACCGGCGGCCACGACGTGGACGTCGTCATCGTCGGGGCAGGGCCGTCCGGCCTGACGCTGGCCAACATCCTGGGTCTGCACGGGGTCCGCACGCTCGTCGCCGAGGAGCGTGACACGCTCATCGACTATCCGCGGGGCGTCGGCCTGGACGACGAAGCGCTGCGCACCTTCCAGTCCATCGGCCTGGTCGACCGCGTTCTGCCGCACACGGTGCCCAATCAGATTCTGCGGTTCTTCGACGGGAAACGCCGTCTGCTCGCCGAGATGGCGCCTCCGGACGCGCGTTTCGGGTGGCCGAAGCGCAACGGCTTCGTCCAGCCGATGGTCGACGCCGAACTGTTCGCCGGCCTCGACCGGTTCGACCACGTCGAGGTGCAGTTCGGCCGCAGGATGCAGACATGCCGGGAACATGACGACGGTGTGACGGTCGAGTTCGCCGACGGCCCCCCGGTACGTGCCCGCTATGTCGTGGGGTGCGACGGCGGTCGCAGCGCGACCCGGCGGCTGATGGGTGTCTCGTTCGACGGCACCACCTCGTCGACCCGGTGGCTGGTCGTCGACGTCGCCAACGATCCGCTGGGCCATCCGAACAGTGAGGTCGGTGCCGATCCGCGCAGACCGTATGTCTCCATCGCCATCGCCCACGGCATCCGCCGTTTCGAGTTCCTCATCCACCCGCACGAAACCGACGAGCAGGCCGACGACCCGGCTTTCGTCACACAGATGCTCGCCGAACGGATTCCGTATCCGGAGCGCGTCGACATGATCCGCCACCGGGTCTACACCCACCATTCGCGCATCGCCTCGACGTTCCGCAAGGGCCGGCTTATGCTCGCGGGCGACGCCGCCCATCTGATGCCGGTGTGGCAGGGGCAGGGCTACAACAGCGGCATCCGCGACGCCGCCAACCTCGGCTGGAAGCTCGCCGCGGTGGTGACCGGACAGGCCGACGACGCGCTGCTGGACACCTACGACGTCGAGCGCCGTAAACACGCCCGGGCGATGATCGACCTGTCCACCATGGTCGGCCGGGTCATCTCGCCCACCAATTCCCGGGTGGCCGCACTGCGTGACCGGGTGATCCACGCCGCCTCGGTGGTCCCCACGCTCAAGCGCTACGTGCTCGAGATGCGGTTCAAACCGATGCCGCGCTACACCGAGGGAGCCGTGCACCACGCTGCGCCGCCGTCCGTGAATTCGCCGACGGGAACGCTGTTCATCCAGCCGCGGGTCGACACCCGCCACGGCCGGAACCTGCTTCTCGACGATGTGCTCGGGCCCGGCTTCGCGGTGCTGTGCTGGAGCAACAACCTGCGCGCCGTGCTCGGTGACACCGCCTTCACGCGGTGGAAGACGTTGGGCGCGAACTTCATCGAGGTGCGGCCGATGACGCAGCTGCACTGGACGGGGCATGACGACGAGGCGGTGACCGTCGTCGGCGACCGCTCGGGCGCGCTCAAGTCGTGGTTCGACGCCTCTTCCGACTCGGTGCTGTTCCTGCGTCCCGACCGCTGTATCGGCGCCGCCTGCATCGCACAGCACGCACCGGAGGTGTCGCAGTCCTTGTTCGCCGCGCTCCACCTGATAACGGAAGGAGGATCCGGTTCTCATGTCGACACTCGCGGTTTGCGCCATGTCGCACAGCCCGTTGCTGAACCTTCCGGGACCGTCACAGGATCTGCTTGA
- a CDS encoding 3-carboxyethylcatechol 2,3-dioxygenase, whose amino-acid sequence MSHSPLLNLPGPSQDLLDDIGSAIDAARDFVAAFDPDLVVTFSPDHYNGFFYRVMPPFCIGTAAEGVGDYGTYQGPLDVPADIASECAAAVLRADVDVALSAAMQVDHGTVQPLQKLLGDATAKPVIPVFVNSVATPLGPMRRVRALGEAVGGYLATLGKRVLIIGSGGLSHDPPVPTLATAPPAALDRIVHGMPMTSEQRQARQTAVMEAAREFAAGQGSLAPLNPAWDKAFLDLLDTNRLGDVDGWDNAWIAAQAGNSAHEVRTWVAAFAALATQGPYATGHRFYRAAPELIAGFAIRTAVTA is encoded by the coding sequence ATGTCGCACAGCCCGTTGCTGAACCTTCCGGGACCGTCACAGGATCTGCTTGACGACATCGGGTCGGCGATCGATGCGGCACGGGACTTCGTCGCCGCCTTCGACCCCGATCTCGTCGTGACGTTCTCGCCCGATCACTACAACGGGTTCTTCTACCGGGTGATGCCGCCGTTCTGCATCGGCACCGCCGCCGAGGGCGTCGGTGACTACGGCACCTATCAGGGCCCGCTCGACGTGCCCGCCGACATCGCAAGCGAATGTGCTGCAGCAGTTCTGCGTGCCGACGTCGACGTGGCACTGTCGGCGGCGATGCAGGTCGACCACGGCACCGTGCAGCCGCTGCAGAAACTCCTCGGCGACGCGACCGCCAAACCGGTCATCCCGGTGTTCGTCAATTCGGTCGCCACTCCGCTCGGCCCGATGCGGCGGGTGCGGGCGCTGGGTGAGGCCGTCGGCGGCTATCTCGCCACGCTCGGCAAGCGGGTGCTGATCATCGGCTCGGGAGGACTGTCGCACGATCCGCCCGTACCCACGCTGGCCACCGCACCGCCGGCAGCGCTCGACCGCATCGTGCACGGCATGCCGATGACCTCCGAACAGCGGCAGGCCCGCCAGACCGCGGTGATGGAGGCGGCGCGTGAGTTCGCCGCCGGGCAGGGTTCGCTGGCCCCGCTGAATCCGGCCTGGGACAAGGCTTTTCTCGATCTGCTTGACACTAACCGGCTCGGCGACGTCGACGGCTGGGACAACGCCTGGATCGCCGCGCAGGCGGGCAATTCGGCGCACGAGGTCAGAACGTGGGTGGCTGCCTTCGCGGCGCTGGCGACCCAGGGCCCGTATGCGACCGGGCACCGGTTCTACCGTGCCGCGCCGGAATTGATCGCGGGCTTCGCGATCCGCACGGCGGTGACCGCGTGA